Proteins encoded by one window of Salmonirosea aquatica:
- a CDS encoding TldD/PmbA family protein, whose protein sequence is MLTKEEAKKIIDKVLAYSKADEMSVQFTGTRTGNIRFARNTVSTTGETENLSLSITAVLGKKVGTSTINEFDDESLEKAVRRAEEIAHLAPENPEYVSMLGPQTYQQTTGFVESTAEMGPRKRALLAVDSIKPISENKLSGAGFLEDSARFEALGNSKGLFGYNRETSVNFSVTVRTEDGTGSGYGSADFNDVSILDTRTATNIAIQKAIASQNARAVEPGKYTVILEPLAGGELVQFMIRSMEARTADEGRSFLSKKGGGVRLGEKLLDERVTIYSDPMDSEIPGSPFSEEGVPYGKVYWFDKGVVKNMVYSRYWAQQKNVSPLALPGGFTMLGGEDSLADMIAGTEKGILVTRFWYTRWLDPQTQLYTGLTRDGTFYIEDGKIKYPVKNFRFNESPVIMLNNLEALGKPVRVRGNMVPPMKIRDFTFSSLSDAV, encoded by the coding sequence ATGCTTACCAAAGAAGAAGCGAAAAAGATCATTGATAAGGTACTGGCTTATTCCAAAGCCGACGAAATGAGTGTGCAGTTTACGGGTACCCGGACCGGCAACATCCGGTTTGCACGAAACACGGTTTCCACGACCGGCGAAACTGAAAACCTGTCCCTATCGATCACGGCAGTACTGGGTAAAAAAGTCGGTACCTCCACCATCAATGAATTTGACGACGAATCGCTGGAAAAGGCCGTACGACGGGCCGAAGAAATCGCCCACCTGGCCCCTGAAAACCCCGAATACGTGTCTATGCTAGGCCCGCAGACCTATCAGCAAACCACTGGTTTTGTGGAATCCACTGCCGAAATGGGCCCACGCAAACGCGCTTTATTAGCCGTGGACAGCATCAAGCCCATCAGTGAAAATAAACTGTCCGGAGCAGGATTTCTGGAAGATAGCGCCCGTTTCGAAGCCCTGGGCAATAGCAAGGGGCTTTTTGGGTACAACAGGGAAACTTCGGTCAATTTTTCGGTGACCGTCCGAACTGAAGACGGCACCGGCTCGGGCTACGGGTCAGCCGACTTCAATGACGTATCCATACTTGACACCCGAACCGCCACCAACATTGCCATTCAGAAGGCCATCGCTTCCCAGAATGCACGGGCCGTAGAACCCGGCAAGTACACCGTCATTCTGGAACCGCTCGCGGGGGGCGAACTGGTGCAGTTTATGATCCGCAGTATGGAAGCCCGTACGGCCGACGAAGGAAGAAGTTTTTTGAGTAAAAAAGGCGGCGGCGTTCGGCTGGGTGAAAAACTCCTCGACGAGCGCGTCACGATTTATTCCGACCCCATGGATAGTGAAATTCCCGGCTCTCCTTTTTCGGAGGAAGGGGTACCTTATGGGAAAGTGTATTGGTTTGACAAGGGCGTGGTCAAAAACATGGTGTACTCGCGCTATTGGGCTCAGCAAAAGAATGTTTCTCCGCTGGCGCTTCCCGGTGGTTTTACGATGCTGGGCGGGGAAGATTCACTGGCAGATATGATTGCAGGTACCGAAAAAGGCATCCTCGTTACGCGGTTCTGGTACACCCGCTGGCTCGATCCTCAGACCCAACTGTACACCGGTCTGACCCGCGATGGTACCTTTTATATCGAAGACGGTAAAATCAAATACCCCGTCAAAAATTTCCGTTTCAACGAAAGTCCGGTGATCATGCTGAATAATCTGGAAGCCCTGGGAAAACCCGTGCGGGTGCGGGGTAATATGGTACCCCCAATGAAAATCCGGGACTTTACCTTCTCCAGCCTTTCCGATGCGGTGTAA
- a CDS encoding TldD/PmbA family protein, whose amino-acid sequence MNRRKFVQLSGLGLGSALLVPGFAAGKIIHPEEFMSPGLPPATKKMLADVALNTATSKGATYADVRIGRYLRQYFFTRENKVENIVNSESYGVGIRVIANGTWGFAATNNVTAEGIAKCAQTAVEIAKANSEIQTAPVVLAPQKGVGEVNWKTPIKKNAFAIPVKDKVDLLMTVNDSALKNGAAFVTSNLFFVNEQKYFASTDGSYIDQDIHRMWPTFTVTAVNKQAGRFKSRDALSAPIGMGYEYLDGLDSEKKSVVGGPTVYRYSYDMVEDAILAAKQAQEKLVAKSVPAGKYDMLLDPSNLGLTIHESVGHPLELDRVLGYEANLAGTSFATMDKWRSKNFQYGSDIVNFLADKTQPNTMGRVGFDDEGVPAKEWNLVKDGILVNYQATRDQVHMLGENASHGCSFADSWDSVQFQRMPNVSLQPGAGKYAITDMIKDVEKGIYILGRGSSSIDQQRYNFQFSGQLFYEIKNGEIAGMLDDVAYQSNTQEFWNSCAAICDEDDYRLFGTFFDGKGQPGQASAVSHGCPTSRFNGVNVINTGRKI is encoded by the coding sequence ATGAATAGAAGAAAGTTTGTTCAATTATCAGGGCTTGGCCTGGGGTCGGCGCTGCTGGTACCGGGTTTTGCGGCCGGAAAAATAATCCATCCGGAAGAGTTTATGAGTCCGGGACTGCCTCCGGCAACCAAGAAAATGTTGGCCGATGTGGCGCTCAACACTGCCACCAGCAAAGGCGCTACCTATGCCGATGTGCGAATTGGCCGCTACCTGCGGCAGTACTTTTTTACCCGGGAAAACAAAGTAGAAAATATTGTCAACTCCGAGTCGTACGGCGTAGGCATCCGGGTCATTGCCAATGGTACCTGGGGCTTTGCGGCCACGAACAATGTAACGGCGGAAGGCATTGCCAAATGCGCCCAAACGGCCGTAGAAATTGCCAAGGCCAACTCCGAAATTCAGACCGCGCCCGTTGTTCTGGCGCCTCAGAAGGGGGTAGGTGAAGTAAACTGGAAGACGCCCATCAAAAAGAATGCCTTCGCGATCCCGGTCAAGGATAAGGTCGATTTGCTGATGACGGTCAATGACAGCGCGCTCAAAAACGGGGCCGCCTTCGTGACCTCCAATCTGTTCTTTGTCAACGAGCAAAAGTACTTCGCCTCCACCGACGGCTCGTATATCGACCAGGATATCCACCGGATGTGGCCTACCTTTACTGTGACGGCCGTTAACAAGCAGGCAGGTCGGTTCAAATCCCGCGATGCACTTAGCGCGCCCATCGGTATGGGTTATGAATATCTGGATGGTCTTGATTCGGAGAAAAAGTCGGTAGTGGGTGGACCAACGGTATACCGCTATTCCTATGACATGGTGGAGGATGCCATCCTGGCGGCTAAGCAAGCGCAGGAAAAGCTGGTAGCCAAGTCGGTACCCGCCGGAAAATATGACATGCTGCTGGACCCTTCCAATCTGGGTCTCACGATTCACGAGTCAGTCGGGCACCCACTGGAACTCGACCGGGTATTGGGTTACGAAGCCAACCTGGCCGGTACCAGCTTTGCCACCATGGATAAATGGCGCTCGAAAAACTTCCAGTACGGCAGCGACATTGTAAATTTCCTGGCCGATAAAACGCAGCCCAACACAATGGGACGGGTGGGATTCGACGACGAAGGGGTACCGGCTAAAGAATGGAATCTGGTCAAAGACGGCATTCTGGTCAACTACCAGGCCACCCGCGATCAGGTGCACATGCTGGGTGAGAATGCTTCCCACGGATGTAGCTTTGCCGATAGCTGGGATTCTGTCCAGTTCCAGAGGATGCCCAACGTATCCTTACAGCCCGGAGCCGGAAAGTACGCCATCACTGACATGATCAAGGATGTAGAAAAAGGTATTTACATTTTGGGGAGAGGTTCCTCGTCCATCGATCAACAACGCTACAACTTTCAGTTCAGCGGCCAACTTTTCTACGAGATCAAAAATGGTGAAATAGCAGGTATGCTCGACGACGTGGCATACCAATCGAACACCCAGGAATTCTGGAATTCGTGCGCGGCCATTTGTGATGAGGACGACTACAGGCTGTTTGGTACCTTCTTCGATGGCAAAGGGCAACCCGGCCAGGCCAGTGCGGTATCGCACGGTTGTCCAACCAGTCGGTTCAATGGAGTCAATGTGATCAATACGGGACGGAAGATTTAG
- a CDS encoding penicillin acylase family protein: MTLRYKKGNELLTKTFTTYRTHHGPVVSAYDNQWITLKTIDANIDLLAMHWKKMKATNLKEFKAALNTRVMVGSNIIYADRAGNIAYWHGNFVPKKDPAQDWKHAVEGSTPTTEWQGTYALDDLPQYINPGNGWVQNCNSTILYGTGAYDSTMRATKPLYMLPDGQTPRASSAIRVLEKLENATVDDVISAAHDHYLSGAARHIPNLLAAYQKLPSPPTQLASPIQTLSSWNYESDTASVATTLAVLWIEKLIPLNLARLQKPYVNEDRYSITNGATIATDFIPAEKQVELLAQVIAELEKEHGTWQVPWGTLNRFQRNADGVAFSDSKPSWAVPATPGFMGSLNAYVSRKVPDAKRRYGITGNTFVAVVEFGKELKGKSILTGGSSTDPASPHFTDQVPGYINGKYKDIIFYKKDVLNGAEKTYHPGE, from the coding sequence ATTACCCTGCGCTACAAAAAAGGGAATGAACTACTCACCAAAACCTTCACGACCTACCGCACCCACCACGGCCCCGTGGTATCGGCTTACGACAACCAGTGGATTACGCTGAAAACCATCGATGCCAACATCGATCTGCTGGCCATGCATTGGAAAAAAATGAAGGCCACCAACCTGAAGGAATTCAAGGCGGCCCTAAATACCCGGGTCATGGTCGGCAGCAACATCATTTATGCCGATCGCGCTGGTAATATCGCCTACTGGCACGGCAACTTCGTCCCCAAAAAAGATCCGGCTCAGGATTGGAAACACGCGGTAGAAGGAAGTACCCCCACTACGGAATGGCAAGGTACCTACGCCCTGGACGACCTCCCCCAGTACATCAATCCCGGAAACGGCTGGGTCCAGAACTGCAACTCTACCATTCTGTACGGTACCGGCGCTTACGACTCTACCATGCGCGCCACCAAACCCCTCTACATGCTGCCCGACGGGCAAACGCCCCGCGCCTCCAGTGCGATTAGGGTACTGGAAAAACTTGAAAATGCTACGGTGGACGATGTCATTTCTGCGGCGCACGATCATTACCTTTCCGGCGCGGCCCGCCACATTCCGAACCTGCTCGCCGCCTACCAGAAGCTACCGTCGCCCCCCACACAACTCGCTTCACCCATTCAGACCCTTAGTAGCTGGAATTACGAAAGTGACACCGCTTCGGTAGCTACCACACTGGCGGTGTTGTGGATCGAAAAACTGATTCCCCTGAATCTGGCCCGGTTGCAGAAACCGTATGTCAACGAGGATCGGTACTCCATTACCAACGGCGCTACTATCGCCACCGACTTTATCCCCGCCGAAAAGCAGGTCGAATTGCTGGCTCAGGTAATCGCCGAGTTGGAAAAGGAGCACGGTACCTGGCAGGTACCCTGGGGTACCCTCAACCGTTTTCAGCGTAATGCCGACGGAGTCGCATTCAGCGACAGTAAACCCAGTTGGGCCGTACCCGCTACGCCAGGTTTCATGGGCTCGCTCAACGCCTACGTGAGCCGGAAGGTACCCGATGCCAAAAGACGCTACGGCATTACAGGGAATACGTTCGTGGCGGTAGTGGAATTTGGGAAAGAGCTGAAAGGCAAGTCTATTCTGACGGGCGGGTCGAGTACCGATCCTGCCTCCCCGCATTTTACCGATCAGGTACCCGGCTACATCAACGGCAAGTACAAAGACATTATTTTCTATAAAAAAGATGTACTCAACGGAGCCGAAAAAACCTATCATCCGGGCGAGTAG
- a CDS encoding penicillin acylase family protein: MKTVLSLLILIIFSFSGLAQSFSPQEITALRKQAQQVTIIKDKWGVPHVYAKTDAGAVFGMMYVQCEEFFEKVEGTLISRLGRQAEVEGEEALYKDLWARMYIDSTKAKALYGQTPRWLKKLCVAYADGINFYMLSHSEKKPKLIQRVEPWMVLMNNIPSIGGSNIDEDEFIKFYAGYADKSLSYLPPQKEKGDTWEPAGSNGWAIGPSRTASKNAMLLINPHSEFYGRIEIQVVSKKGLNAYGAPFLGQFNIFQGFNEYCGWMHPVSLSDAKDLYTEHIQKKEGGTFTNTTEHGVRWIVPGLPCATKKGMNYSPKPSRPTAPTTAPWYRLTTTSGLR, encoded by the coding sequence ATGAAAACCGTCCTTTCCCTTCTCATCCTGATTATTTTCTCGTTCTCCGGTCTGGCTCAGTCTTTTTCTCCTCAGGAAATCACGGCGCTCAGAAAACAGGCGCAGCAGGTTACCATCATCAAAGACAAATGGGGCGTTCCGCACGTGTATGCCAAAACCGATGCCGGAGCGGTGTTTGGCATGATGTACGTGCAGTGCGAAGAGTTTTTTGAAAAAGTAGAAGGTACCCTTATCAGCCGGCTGGGCCGGCAGGCCGAAGTGGAGGGCGAAGAGGCATTGTACAAAGACCTGTGGGCCCGGATGTACATTGATTCTACGAAAGCAAAAGCTTTGTACGGTCAAACGCCCCGCTGGCTCAAAAAACTGTGCGTCGCCTACGCCGACGGGATCAACTTTTACATGCTTTCTCATTCCGAGAAAAAGCCCAAACTCATTCAGCGGGTCGAGCCCTGGATGGTACTGATGAATAACATTCCTTCCATCGGTGGCAGTAATATCGACGAGGACGAATTCATCAAATTTTATGCAGGCTACGCCGACAAATCCCTCTCCTATCTACCCCCTCAAAAAGAAAAGGGAGACACCTGGGAGCCCGCCGGATCCAATGGCTGGGCCATAGGCCCCTCGCGTACCGCCAGTAAAAATGCCATGCTGCTGATCAACCCCCACTCCGAATTCTACGGTCGGATCGAGATTCAGGTTGTGAGCAAAAAAGGATTGAATGCCTACGGCGCGCCTTTTCTGGGGCAGTTCAATATTTTCCAGGGATTCAATGAATACTGTGGCTGGATGCATCCCGTGTCGCTTTCCGATGCCAAAGATTTGTACACGGAGCATATTCAGAAAAAAGAGGGGGGTACCTTTACGAATACGACGGAGCATGGCGTCCGGTGGATAGTACCAGGATTACCCTGCGCTACAAAAAAGGGAATGAACTACTCACCAAAACCTTCACGACCTACCGCACCCACCACGGCCCCGTGGTATCGGCTTACGACAACCAGTGGATTACGCTGA
- a CDS encoding M20/M25/M40 family metallo-hydrolase, producing the protein MKSRFGILFITAAIGLLAFPVMGQKLSKTELAIAKNVEKNYPESIRFLAETVNINSGSQNPAGVRKAGALYKKLLEDLGFTTTWVDMPESMNRGGHLIAEIKGTKGKRLLLIGHIDTVFESDSPFQKWEQKDSIAVGPGSSDMKGGNMVLIYALKALREAGQLDDRQIVVILHGDEESPGSPLETSRKDIVDLAKRSDIALGFENGTGFNYATVARRGSSGWSLSVSGKQSHSSGIFSKNSGAGAIYETARILNEFYAELQEPNLTFSPGLILGGTTAQLEASGIQGMASGKSNLVANTTLVKGDLRFLTNEQKERAREKMRAIVARNLPLTQAEITFTDGYPAMPPTEGNMAVLNILNQVSLDLGQGEVRPFDPGRRGAGDISFVAEYVDGLDGLGVQGSGAHAPGEYVHLTSIQPIVKRTAVLMYRLTRDSSKTTAE; encoded by the coding sequence ATGAAATCCAGATTTGGAATATTATTTATAACAGCCGCCATAGGTCTGCTGGCTTTTCCCGTTATGGGCCAAAAGCTGAGCAAAACCGAACTGGCCATTGCCAAAAACGTCGAAAAAAACTACCCCGAATCCATCCGTTTTCTGGCAGAAACGGTCAACATCAACAGCGGCTCGCAGAATCCGGCGGGCGTCAGGAAAGCGGGAGCACTTTATAAGAAATTACTGGAAGACCTAGGCTTCACGACCACCTGGGTCGATATGCCCGAATCCATGAACCGGGGTGGGCACCTGATCGCCGAGATTAAAGGTACCAAAGGAAAACGACTGCTGCTGATCGGGCATATCGACACTGTTTTCGAATCCGACAGCCCTTTCCAGAAATGGGAACAAAAGGACTCTATTGCCGTAGGGCCGGGTAGTTCCGACATGAAAGGCGGCAATATGGTGCTGATCTACGCCCTGAAAGCCCTACGCGAAGCAGGACAGCTTGATGACCGGCAGATTGTGGTGATCCTGCACGGCGACGAAGAAAGTCCCGGCTCTCCCCTCGAAACCAGCCGGAAAGACATTGTCGACCTGGCCAAACGCAGCGATATCGCGCTGGGGTTTGAAAACGGCACCGGGTTTAACTACGCCACCGTGGCCAGGCGCGGAAGCAGCGGCTGGTCACTTTCAGTCAGCGGCAAACAGTCGCATTCGTCGGGTATTTTTAGCAAGAATTCCGGCGCGGGCGCCATTTACGAAACTGCCCGGATTCTGAATGAATTTTACGCGGAATTGCAGGAGCCCAACCTTACCTTCAGCCCGGGGCTTATTCTGGGGGGTACCACGGCGCAGCTGGAAGCCTCGGGTATACAGGGCATGGCGTCGGGCAAGAGCAATCTGGTGGCGAACACGACACTTGTGAAAGGCGACCTGCGCTTTCTGACCAATGAACAGAAAGAACGCGCGCGTGAAAAAATGCGCGCGATTGTAGCCCGGAACCTACCGCTGACGCAGGCCGAAATCACCTTCACCGATGGGTACCCTGCCATGCCTCCCACCGAAGGCAATATGGCTGTCCTGAATATACTGAACCAGGTGAGCCTCGACCTGGGACAGGGCGAAGTAAGGCCCTTCGACCCCGGGCGGCGGGGCGCCGGTGATATTTCGTTTGTGGCCGAGTACGTGGACGGGCTGGACGGCCTTGGCGTGCAGGGGTCGGGCGCTCACGCCCCGGGCGAGTACGTCCACCTGACCTCCATTCAGCCCATCGTAAAGCGCACCGCCGTGTTAATGTACCGACTCACGCGTGATTCATCGAAAACTACCGCCGAATGA
- a CDS encoding SusD/RagB family nutrient-binding outer membrane lipoprotein: MKRIHKSILALIIGFHLMACEKIVEGLNTDPNNATDAPAKYVFTGTQIANMAAQEGLASRLAIVWTGYGKGTFQQLGTWYLYQITANNFDDDWNIFFTGVNKNALITIEKAEAIGNRKMAGITKIIQVNALGTATELWGEIPFEEAGKTAEFPNPRFETQAELIPKLVARLDEAIADLESGVGTVGSEDVHFGGDATKWKQVAYTLKARLLVDIKQYDDAYTAATSGVSTFANSLYSPHGTIASTNENANYSFLTNVRAGSITGEDSYNTFILNPANALYRGNAKTNETARFKFYYLEKGVNAPGVIEPNTTTTTTSRAFFARDASFPLVTYQENLLTLAETALRAGKGFDVALGHLNTYRSFLNSGGYLHATFKVAGTYQYLPYVTADFEAGGMENKDGISAMDALLREILEERYVTFYGQHMGWNDERRTRTEAVGIKLTPNNGTQLPWRFIYSQNELNSNTNSPSPAPGLFDSIPIYK; the protein is encoded by the coding sequence ATGAAAAGGATCCATAAATCGATTCTGGCCCTGATTATTGGGTTTCACCTGATGGCCTGTGAAAAAATCGTCGAGGGACTGAATACCGACCCTAACAATGCTACGGATGCTCCGGCCAAATACGTTTTCACCGGCACGCAAATCGCCAATATGGCCGCTCAGGAGGGACTGGCCAGTCGGTTGGCCATTGTCTGGACCGGCTACGGAAAAGGTACCTTTCAACAACTGGGTACCTGGTACCTGTACCAGATTACGGCCAATAATTTTGACGACGACTGGAACATTTTCTTTACCGGCGTAAACAAAAACGCGCTCATTACCATTGAAAAAGCCGAAGCCATCGGTAACCGTAAAATGGCAGGGATTACCAAAATCATCCAGGTAAATGCCCTGGGTACCGCCACCGAATTGTGGGGCGAGATCCCTTTTGAAGAGGCTGGTAAGACCGCCGAATTTCCCAACCCGAGGTTTGAGACCCAGGCCGAACTCATCCCCAAACTGGTCGCCCGTCTCGACGAAGCCATTGCCGATCTTGAATCGGGTGTGGGTACGGTAGGTAGCGAAGATGTGCATTTTGGTGGCGATGCTACCAAGTGGAAGCAGGTAGCCTACACGCTCAAGGCCCGGCTGCTGGTGGACATCAAGCAATACGACGACGCCTATACGGCCGCGACTTCGGGCGTGAGTACCTTTGCCAATTCACTTTATTCGCCCCATGGTACCATTGCTAGCACCAACGAAAACGCCAATTATAGCTTCCTGACCAACGTGCGGGCGGGTAGTATTACCGGCGAAGATTCGTACAATACCTTCATTCTGAATCCGGCCAATGCCTTGTACCGGGGTAATGCCAAGACCAATGAAACCGCGCGGTTTAAGTTTTATTACCTGGAAAAAGGGGTGAACGCGCCGGGCGTGATCGAGCCGAATACCACCACGACCACCACCAGCCGGGCTTTCTTCGCCCGGGATGCCAGTTTTCCACTCGTAACCTACCAGGAAAATCTGCTTACGCTGGCCGAAACGGCACTTCGGGCCGGGAAAGGATTTGATGTAGCCTTAGGCCATCTTAATACCTATCGTAGTTTTCTTAACTCAGGGGGGTACCTGCACGCCACTTTCAAGGTAGCGGGTACCTACCAGTACCTACCCTACGTAACGGCGGATTTTGAAGCGGGTGGGATGGAAAACAAAGATGGTATTTCGGCAATGGATGCCTTGCTGCGCGAAATTCTGGAAGAACGGTACGTTACCTTCTACGGCCAGCACATGGGCTGGAACGACGAGCGCCGGACACGCACCGAAGCTGTGGGCATAAAACTGACGCCCAACAATGGCACCCAACTACCGTGGCGTTTCATTTATTCGCAAAACGAGCTGAACTCCAATACCAACAGCCCCAGCCCCGCTCCCGGTCTGTTCGATTCGATCCCGATTTATAAGTAG